The following coding sequences are from one Humulus lupulus chromosome X, drHumLupu1.1, whole genome shotgun sequence window:
- the LOC133806809 gene encoding LOW QUALITY PROTEIN: PR5-like receptor kinase (The sequence of the model RefSeq protein was modified relative to this genomic sequence to represent the inferred CDS: inserted 2 bases in 1 codon; substituted 1 base at 1 genomic stop codon) yields the protein MDLNFSHSSSNLLYYIYQYIYNIDIRKLCLFXLVNLGTSGAKFTLKNKCGYTVWPGILSNAGSDRLHSTGFELPQGGSRSFQAPPNWSGRFWGRTGCTFDSVTGQGSCTTGDXGSNQLECNGAGANPPATLAEFTVASGTLDFYDVSLVDKHNLPLVVDASGGSGSCLSTGCVTDLNQQCPSELRVGNSEECKSACEVFAKPEYCCNGEHGSPATCKPTVYSEIFKSACPKSYSYAYDDPTSTFTCAGADYTITCCPSLTSQKSARDTSTSSTSTCTSTTNGSPMDGSTYVDNSSWLPNFVTGDSSQPHFSYAFHATLTMFHHFVPLFDTREIVDNGEKIFMGNSATSKIAGQESVILKMTSGKELTLNNVLYVPEIRKNLVSGSLMNKHGFRIVFESDKVVLSKSGMYVGSGYVTDGLFKLNVMIKVSRSDGGGEYESPFREFCAKNGIIHENTAPYSPQQNGVAERKNRTLKEMMNAMLISSGLPQNMWGKAILSANYL from the exons ATGGATTTGAACTTCTCCCACTCTTCTTCCAAT ttattatattatatttatcaatatatatataacattgaTATACGTAAATTGTGTTTATTTTAATTGGTTAATTTAGGCACGTCGGGAGCTAAATTTACACTAAAAAACAAATGCGGCTACACAGTGTGGCCCGGAATTTTATCTAATGCGGGCAGCGACAGACTACACAGCACCGGATTCGAACTTCCACAGGGCGGGTCTCGGTCTTTCCAAGCCCCACCCAACTGGTCGGGTCGATTCTGGGGCCGGACCGGTTGTACATTTGACTCGGTCACCGGTCAAGGCAGCTGCACCACCGGAGA TGGATCGAACCAGCTTGAGTGCAATGGCGCCGGGGCCAACCCACCTGCCACTCTAGCTGAGTTCACGGTCGCTTCGGGAACCCTGGACTTCTACGACGTGAGCTTAGTAGATAAGCATAATCTTCCATTGGTGGTGGACGCGAGTGGTGGGTCGGGCTCGTGTTTGTCAACCGGGTGCGTCACCGACCTGAACCAGCAATGCCCGTCGGAGCTGAGAGTCGGGAATAGTGAGGAGTGTAAGAGCGCGTGTGAGGTATTTGCTAAGCCTGAGTATTGTTGTAACGGAGAGCACGGATCACCGGCGACTTGTAAGCCGACGGTGTATTCCGAGATATTTAAATCGGCGTGTCCGAAGTCGTATAGCTATGCTTACGACGATCCCACGAGTACATTTACTTGTGCTGGAGCTGATTACACCATAACATGCTGCC CAAGCTTAACT AGTCAAAAATCTGCAAGAGATACCTCTACAAGTAGCACAAGTACGTGTACAAGCACAACAAACGGGTCACCCATGGATGGGTCAACATATGTGGATAATAGCTCATGGTTACCAAACTTTGTGACTGGGGACTCATCCCAGCCCCATTTTTCTTATGCTTTTCACGCTACATTGACAATGTTCCATCACTTTGTTCCTCTATTCGATACTAGAGAAATT GTAGATAATGGCGAGAAGATTTTCATGGGAAATTCTGCCACATCTAAAATTGCGGGTCAAGAAAGTGTGATCCTAAAAATGACTTCTGGAAAGGAGCTAACTCTGAACAACGTACTGTACGTACCAGAGATCCGGAAAAACCTAGTGTCTGGTTCACTGATGAACAAACACGGATTCCGAATTGTATTTGAGTCAGACAAAGTTGTTCTATCCAAAAGTGGAATGTATGTGGGAAGTGGTTATGTAACTGATGGGTTGTTTAAACTCAATGTAATG attaaggtgtCGAGAAGTGATGGAGGTGGTGAATATGAATCACCATTTCGTGAATTCTGTGCAAAAAATGGAATCATCCATGAAAACACTGCACCTTATTCacctcagcaaaatggtgttgctgaacggAAAAATCGTACATTGAAAGAGATGATGAATGCGATGTTGATTAGTTCTGGATTGCCGCAGAACATGTGGGGAAAAGCTATCTTATCAGCTAATTATCTTTAA